GATTAACTCTTACCCCCTCCTTGGAAATCATGTAGCCCATAAATTTTTCCGACCTGACCCCAAAGGTGCATTTCTTGGGATTGAGACGCATCCGCGATCACCGAAGGACGTCGAAAATCTTTCTAAGGTCAGAGATGAACTGCTCCTGGGTCCGACTCTTTACCAGCATGTCGTCAACATAGACTTCCATGTTTCGTCCGATCTGGTCCTCAAACAGCTTATTGACCAGCCTCTGATAGGTCGCCCCAACATTTCTCAGCCCAAACGGCATAGTGACGTAGCAATAGGTGCCGTGTTCGGTGATAAACGAGGTCTTCTCCTGGTCCCCCTCGTCCAGGGCTATTTGATGATACCCCTTGAAGGCGTCCAAAAAGCAGAAAATTTCGTACCCCGCGGTGGAGTCCACCAAATGGTCAATCCGTGGGAGGGGGTAGCAGTCATTGGGACAAGCCTTGTTTAGGTCAGTGAAATCCACGCACATCCTCCAAGCTCTGTCTTCCTTCTTGACCAGCACCGGGTTGACCAGTCAGGTCGGGTAGTAGATCTCCTTCACGATCTTGGCCTCCAACAGCTTGCCCACCTCACCTTTGACGACCTCATTCCGTTCTGGGGCgtagttcctttttttttgcttcCCAGGTCGGACATTAGGGTCCACGTGCAGCTTATGCACCGCTAGCTTGGAGGGGATCCCTGGCATGTCATCCGCCATCCAGGCAAAGATCTCCGCATATTCTTCTAAAAGAGATTCCAGCGAGCTCCGAGTCAGCTCGCTTAAGCAGGTGCCGACCTTGACGATGCGCTCAGGTCGTTCTGGGTGGACCGGCAGCTCGGTCAATCCCTCATCCGTCTCCAATCTCTCCTTTTTATCCTCGGGCTCCCAAGGTTCCAAACAGGTAGTTTGAGCCACCAATTTTTTCTTACCCTTGAGAGTCGAGACGTAACAGGCCCTGACTACCTCCGGATCTTTGAGCACTTCCGCTACCCCCGAAGGCGTGGGAAACTTCATACTGAGGTGTAAGGTCGAGCAGACAGCCCGAAGGACGTTCAAAGTGGGTTGTCCCAAAATCATGTTGTACGATGAAAGCTCTTTTACCACCGCGAAATTCACGGGAACAGTTCGGCACTTTAGTGACGCCCCCACCGTGACCATGAGGGTTATCATCCCTTCCGGCCTTACCGGAGGGCCTGCGAAGCCGATTAGCGGAGTTCGGACAGGGACGAGCTGTTTGTCCTCCAACTGCAGCTCTTTGAAGGTCTTGTAATACAGCACGTCGATGGCACTCCCATTGTCAATATATACCTTTTTTACCTTGTAGTTGCATGTGACGACTTCTATCACGATGGTCTCGTGGTTATTAGAGGCAAGTGGCACCGTATCCTCAGGCCCATAGATGATCTCCTCGTACATTTTCAAGCGTTTACTCGAGCTCTCCCCGCTGGGTGGAGGTCGGTAGTGCCGCCGAACAGTGTGACTGTCTCCCCCAACTGGTCCTCCTGCAATGGTATTGATCACCCCAACCAAGTTCTGGACTTCCGGCTCGGGGGTTCGTCCTCGGGGCCTCTGAGGTCAGTCCCAGGAGTAGGCCAAGCGCTCCTGCTTGAGCCTCCCTTGTCTTTGGTCAGGTCGTTCGTCACGTACGAACTGTCCGAGATGGCCTCGTCGGATTAATCTTTCGATATCTTTCTTGAGGTGGCGGCAATCCTCTGTATCATGTCCCACATCGCGACGGTACGCACAGTACAAATCCTGATCCCGTCTGCTTTTGTCACCGGCCAAAGGTCGGGGAGGTCGGGAGAGCCCTTCTTGCTCCATCACCGCAAGGACCCGAGCCCGGGGCATTGTGAGGGAAGTCCAGAGTTTGTCTCCCTCCTGGGGCCGACCCCTAGGTAAGCGGTCGTAGGTATTCTTTCGCCCCTGATCACGCCGCGCGTCTCCTTGGTCGGTATTTCTTCTGCGTCTGTCATCCATCTGCTTCTCCTGTGCGCTCTTCAGGCATTGGCCTCCTCAGCGTTTGCCTTCTTATGAGCTCGGTCCAGCATCTCCCGAACTGACTTGGGAGGTCTCTCAACGAGCTCGGTATATAACTTCTGCTTACGCAGGCCGTTGATGAAGGCGGTCATGACCACCTTGTCGTCTCGGTCACGGACCTGGAGGGACTCGTTGTTAAAACTTACCAAATATTCACGCAGGAACTCCTCCGGCCTTTGCTGAATAGTCATCAGGTGAGCTGTACTTTTGGAGAAAGCTCGCGACGAAACGAACTGTGCCGAGAACAATCGCGCGAGCTGGGTGAAAGACTGGATTGACCTGGGGGGAAGTCCCTGGAACCACTGACGTGCCTTTCCCTCTAAGAACATCGGGAAGGTTTTGTATCTGACCGCATCCGCGGCAGTTTGCAGGCGCATCTGCGTCAGGAAGGCGAACAGGTGGTCCTCCGAATCCGTGGTTGCATCGTAGGACTTCATGCTGGGAATTTTAAACTTTGCGGGCAGCGGGTAATCTTCAATTTCGGGCACGAAGGGGGAAGCAATGTACCGGTCGGCCTCAGGGTCCAACAGCAGGTCCAACTCATCTCGTACCTGGTGTTGCTCTTTTCGGGGGGAGAGCTCTCCCCTTGAGAACCTCCGGAAAGGCTCCGGGTGCTCAGTTCTGGAGTCCTTGCGGGATGGTTCAATGGCCTCGATCTGTTCACGCGTGACCTCCCTGCGCGCCCTCTTCGCCCGAGGCATAGGACTCCCTGTTTGGGACTCTGACAGCCCCCCCCTGCCACTTCTTGGACCTTAGGCTCCTGGTCCTGATTGCCTCCCGTCTGCCCTTTGAGGTAGTTCATAATTGCCTCGAAGGTAGGTAGATTTTTCGCTACGGTTTGGACCAATTGCTCAGGCGGAATTCGCGAGGGCCCCGTCCCCTCGTCTCCAAGAGTTGGACCCCGAGGGGGATTTTGGGGTCCCCTCCGCTCATTCCCCTTGGATCCATCAGCGTTCCTCTGAGACCTAGTCCTTGGCATGATTCGCAAAAGAAGAATTACTATGTTTCCTACAGACGGCACCAATTGATGCGACGGCTAATAACACGATCCGTGCTGAGCTGCTACGAGCCGGGCTGCCTGGGTGAGCCGAGCTGAGAGGGGGGAACCGAGGAGGTGATCCTGCAGAGAATGAACAACGGTGGGGCTGAGGTCCCCGGTGTagctccgacgatcaagttagtagAGCTTAGAATGAGGGTAACAGTATAGAGATCACTGTAGATAGCGTACTTTATGTCGTCGTGGGGTGCCATATTTATAGGTTTGGTGGTAGTAGTTTCCATATAGGAGTAGGAGTCCCCTTAGGGTTCGGAGTTGTTCTAGGGTTTCACATGACGGCCCCTAAGAGTTCGGAGGCGACGGCCCGCGAGGCCCACTTTGTGGAATGGCGGTGGATACGGCCGAGCTGGCCCTCTCCAAATCCCGAGCTGATGTTTCCGAGCTGTGGGGTATCTTTGGCCGAGCTCGGGGGCGGTTTAGCCGGGCCGACACGTGTCGCGTGCGGATTAGCCCCCctacaactttttttttttttttttttgttttttgtgaaaaatttggtcaagtACCGGGCTAACACAGCCTGGCACCCATGGgactttttttaaaacaaaatttgggTGTCCCGGCACCCATAGTTTTATACACTCCCTCTGTCAGATCCGCAAGtgtttgactttttttttttacatcaaTATTCTAATCAATTAACCCACTTTTAGCTGGTTAAAAGATCAACTGTGGTCAAAATTTCATCTTGTGATGAGAAAAACTCATCTTTAATTAAGAACCTATGCCAAATGTCCATGTTGAGATTACTCTAAGTTGCCCAAGTGGATGGTTTTGCCATTTGTGAAAATAACAAGACTCTATGGTTTCATTTAATTTACTCTGCGCATGTATTCTATGTAGTTTTTGACTTGGTCATTTGCCATGTCCAATTCTAGAGTAAGAGGTAATATGtctactttatttttttttagatacAGGCCACAATGCAACTGAAGGATTAACAAAGGATGACGCCACTGGGAAAAAACTACTTAAAATAACAAAGAGATAAACTTATTTAGTCATTAGCTTAAAAGATTTGTTTTTAGACATGGTTCGTTCACCAAAATGTATTAATTTGAAAGAAATATTGATGTGTTTGTTATttcatttcttactttatttaatAGTCATTTGTGAATTCTTTTTGTTTGTAGCATTTTTGTAATATTATAATTAATTGCATAGATGAACATGATCAATTGGTTTGTTAATagtcaaattaattttttaatgcGATTAATTTTTTTAGTGGCATTTGAAGTGCGATGGCAACTCAACGCATGCCGCTTGCAATTGCCATTAAAATTTCATAAAGTGGCATCTTCTCATACCATGTAGTATTATTTTGGAACCAATGGCCCTTTGGATTGTTAGTCAACACTAAAGACACTAAATCTTGGTAGGGTAAGAGATCATGGATTCAAATTTTGTCTCCCATCAATGTGCCATTATAtgtgatttttttaaattcatacGATCTGATGATGGATCAGTTTCCATTGGTTTCTCTAGATCCCGTTGGATCTCTCCCCCCAGTATAGATTAAAATAGGAATAAACTAGACTAATTGTTGTCGtctgataaaataaaaaaaaatgtagcatTATTTTGTGCCACTTTTCAAGTGCCACTGGACAGTAGTCGCCAACAAGAAAATGccactaaataaaaaaaaatatcactAAAGTATGCATAAATTGCCATTTTTTAATGTCattagaaaagaattttcatcTAGTGTACAAATAGTAGTGAAATAAGAATCTTAGGGAAATTATTtgaattattttcattttcttcccaAAGTTACTGTCCCAAAGTTACTGAAAATTTTGGATTGTGATCTTTTGGACatatattttttacatttttttatgAATGTTCTTTctatataatttataattttttttgtaaccatacatacatcacatccttaaaaaatgttattataatttttttccaaaaattctcCGAATGGGGCTAATGATTTCAATGAATCATACAATGTCAGCGTACATCTAGGCATTGTCAAATTGTGGGATGAATTTTACAACCATTATTGAAATGACACTAATGAtcactttactttttttttttttttttttttgtcgacggagtggggtgtccgggtcaagtccgtaaaggcggcccgactaatccccactCCGGCCCGGTCCAGCGCCCCAACCAGACCTAGCACGTTAAATGCACGGCGAACTGATGTTGCTGCGGAGGTTTCGACCCCAGGACACGGTCCCGAGGAAGAGGGCCAACCACCAGCCCAATCTCACGTGGGGGCGATCACTTTACTTGTGGTCcttgaatcttttttttttttttttgaagagatGTGGTCCTTGAATCTTAACAATTATCAAAATTCTGCAACAGGCATTTGAAAGGTGTCTGTAGGCATACATATGTGCAACTCATACGTAATGTCATGATTTGATCCAATCAATGTTTTATCTTTAGATAACTTTTTTTCCATTAAACCCTCGGCTAGGCCCAGGTGGCAAATCTCTTTAgataacttcttttttttttgcttgttttagaaaatattttttaaaaaaatatcatttacgataACACTTTAAAACAATCACacattttgaaaaatataaaagaaaacaCTGATAGTGGGGGTAGGTATTGGTGGTAGGTGGAGTTTGTCGTGGAGGGTGATGCGTGGTGGGGGAGGGGAAAAtattaattttgaattaatattaatattttttaaaaataagtatAGTACAATTTTAAATAAACACATTCGTTTCGATTGGTCTATTTCTCAAAtgcaatgttacagtaatataaaaacaaaaacatttcaaaaaacatttcatccatataataaataaaaaataactcacaaatataaacaaaaaaacttttaaaaaaaatctacaaTATTTTTCCACCTATCACCACCCACCCACCGCCgccctcttcctcctccttcttCCTTTCCTTCTTCCCTCTTCCTCCTCTCCTCGACCAGATCCAGGGAggaggggaaggggaggggatGAGGAAGAGGGAGGGGGAAGGAGAAAGGAGGAGAGAGGGAGTGGTGGTGATTGTGGTTGTAGGTGGTAGtatcaatttttaaaaagtattctaaaaatattttaattttaaaaggtatctcaaaatatatttcaaaacttcctccaaaaatatcacaaaaaacATTTTATAGTAAGTTTTTCAAACACACTACTACAGTAAAATACttcaaaaatattctaaaaaataactaatccaagCAGACCTACAATATCCAAGTAGACCGTCGTTGAACGAGTTTTGCTTTTTTATTCACCGCATTTATATTCGATCGAAAGATTGCACTTAAATATCAAAACTATATTatctattttccttttcttctcaaaGGTATTGAAAAAGTTTTTAACTTAATAATTCGAACGAAAAATATCATATTGTATCAAAATAATCCAAACAATACAAAATTGGCGAATTGAATTTTTTTACTATTACTCAAAGCACTATAATTACTTTGCTTGTGGTCCTTTATTCTCCAACAACATATTAAAAAACATACGCTCCATTGGATTAACTATTTTTGgaagtatttttgaaatattttactatagtattgtatatgaaaaacttttattataaatgttttttgaaatatttaatatattgtataaatgaaatattttttgaattattttggtttgtatattactataatattatatttaaaaaatttgtttttgaaaaataggtaaatccAAATAATTGATAAGAGAAAAAAGGGATCCTATGGGCTATAACACCACACGAACTTATCCATGCATTTGTAGAGTTCTGCTGTCCAGACTcagcatttatgcatttatacaTTATCGAAAGATTTCTTTCTGCTCTCCACTATCCGCATTAATTAGACCATCATTCTCGAATGGGTTTGGACAGGTGCTTTTAGGTTtctatgcaatttttttttttgtagcaaCGATAGGATTTCTAGAACCTAATATAGTCTAATCTAAGggaggagggggagggggaCTCGATGTGACTCCATCGAATATGACCAATTAAAATCGTCACaaattataataattttttgatgGGAGGCAAGGATCGAACCCTTGATTTCCCGCACCACCAAGACTTTTAAAGATTTCTATGCAATTATTTGATTGTGTATATTTTACACAATCTGACATACACTAATATTATTAATTTAATATATGAATAAAACTACATTGATAAACATACACCAACATCTAataaaaaaacagaaaaatgataTTAACACTTCCAAAAAAGTTTCTAACACTCCATCCTCCCTTTAAAACATATAGAGAGGATGGATTGCAGGAAGAGCACAAAAAAGGGACGGAATGGAGGATAGAATGCTGGggactctctttttttttttttttaaagtgccAATAAGATCTCCCAAAAAGTATCAAACCTCAATTGTACTTGCTCCAATTCCCTTCAAATTGTGTAGAATGTTATTGATCCTATTGAATTAATGCAGCAGTCATCATAGACTTTGCGACTGACCTTGCATCCTTCTTCATTTACATCCACCAAAGAACACCAATAACCaacctagaaaaaaaaaaaagaagaagaaaaacaccACTAGCCACAATCACGTGTTTAACATCGGTGACACGGGGTCGCCAATTGCTTCAGTATAAGAATAGGAGCTTCCCTTAGCTTCTTTGCTACCACATTCCCCTAAAGAAAAGCGGCCAATGGCATCTCTTTCAACTCCCCTTCAAAGCTCCACTGCctactcctcctcctccactcTGTCCTCCTGCCCTTTCTCTATCAAGCCATCACAGTTTTACCTCAGTGCCAAACGTAACTATCATCAGTTCACGGTTTCATGCAAAAACAATGAAAGCCATGAACAAGTTAACAATCTTGATAGGAGGGATGTGCTTTTGGGCTTGGGTGGCCTTTATGGCGCCTCAAACCTCATCATCAACCCTTTTGCCATGGCAGCTCCTATAGCCGCCCCAGAAATCACCAAATGCGGTCCACCGGCGGACTTACCTTCAGGAGCAGTTGTCACTGACAATTGCTGTCCGCCGGTGCCCGGCAAAGTCATTGACTACAAACTCCCTCCACCACCTAAGGTGAACCGTTTTAGGCCAGCTGCTCATTTGGTCAAGAAAGACTACATTGAAAAACTTAACAAGGCGGTCGAGCTCATGAAAGCTCTGCCAGCTGATGATCCCCGTAATTTTACCCAACAAGCAAATGTTCATTGCGCTTATTGCAACGGTGCCTACGTCCAATCAGGCTCTGATCAAGAAATTCAAGTCCATAACTCGTGGctattctttccttttcatAGATGGTATTTGTACTTCTATGAAAGAATCTTGGGAAAGCTAATAGGCGATCCCAGTTTTGGACTGCCCTTTTGGAACTGGGACAACATTGGTGGTATGACCCTACCGTCCATATTTCAGGACCAATCGTCAGCACTGTATAACCAAAATCGTAACCAAAGTCATCTGCCACCAACAGTCGTGGACTTGGGGTATAATGGTACGGATACAGATGCAACAGACATAGAAAGGATAAAAAACAATTTGGCGATCATGTACCGTCAAATGGTCACTAATTCCACCACTGCCAAAGATTTTTTTGGAAAGGAATACCGGGCCGGCGATGCGCCCAGCCCTGGTGCAGGGTCCATCGAGGCCATTCCCCATATCCCAATCCACAGGTGGGTCGGCGATCCAAGGCAGACAAATGGTGAAGATATGGGTAATTTCTACTCAGCTGGAAGAGATATTGTGTTCTATAGCCATCATGCAAATGTGGACCGGATGTGGACAATTTGGCAACAATTGGGAGGTAAAAGGAAGGAGGTCGCCGATCCAGATTGGCTGAATTCTTCCTTCATTTTCTACGATGAAAATGCTCAGCCTGTCCGCGTGAAAGTTGGTGATTGTTTTAGCAATGATAAAATGGGATATATTTACCAAAAGGTGGATATTCCTTGGGTTAAGAATAAGCCCGTGGCCCGGGTGACAAAATCTAGAGTGGCTTTCACTTCCGGGGCACCACCAGCCGATAAGGTCTTCCCGGGACCCCTTAACAAGACCGTGAAAGTGTTGGTCAAGAGGCCCAAATTATCAAGAAGCAAGAAGcaaaaggaggaggaggaagagagaTTGGTGGTGTCCGGGATCGAGTTTTCCATGGACAAGTATGTTAAGTTTGATGTTTTCATTAATGATGAAGATGATAATCCAAACGATTTTGCTAAGTCCGAGTATGTTGGGAGCTTTGCACATTTGCCACACAAGGTTAAAGGTGACATGAAAGTTAAGACTACTCAAACCTTTGAGTTGACTGAGATTTTGGAGGACTTAGATGTTGAAGAAGACGATGCCCTGTTGGTGACTTTGGTGCCAAAGTCCAAAACTGCTCTTACCATTGATAGCATCAAGATTGAGGTTGCTGCTTGATTCACCTgctagtacttttttttttttttttttaatctcctCCCTGGGAAAAAATCTGGCATTAGATTTCATCGAATGCTTTGATTTTGACCTATGCATGTTTCAGCACCATGAATAAAATGCTTCTGGTGTGCTTGTCACCagttaataaaaatatatttcagGTTCTTGTTTTCTTGCCACCTATCTGACAACGTCccttttggtttttctttttgaaaagtttaattTACATTAAAGTTTAAGATCTTATGACACACTCTATCTATCTAACTTTCtccactcaaaaaaaaaaaggaaaaaaaagaaatcgaAAAAGACAATTCTTCCtcaatcaaaattaaatttttctGTGTCGTatccaaaaggaaaacaaaaagtgaTCCTCAACTCCCACGTTTGGCAAAGCTTACAAGTGTTAGCTTCCGATTCGCCATTTCAAGGTAGTGAGATAGACTATACATTTAATTTAGcaaaatataggagagttttttttttaaaaaaaaaaaagaatataggAGATGCTACAAAAAGTGAGGGAATTCTACAATAATGATCCTTGTTTTTTGTGTGTTGAGGAAAGAGGTGATTTCTTAAATTTGTGCGATCccacatttcatttcatatgCAACTATTTCGTATACCACTTTTGATTTCATgtgcaactttattaatttgtGAAGACAGAACTTTATATTCTCCCACTTTCACAATCAATACATAATAATATCTGCAGCACATGTGAAAGCTTGATCAACAACAAAGGAATTTTTGATTAGTTTCTAGCTCAAGTTACCTAATGATTCATAGGAATGAAAGCTAAAAGGGCTTGACCCCGGCTCCTATTTTTTAATGTACGTTTACTTTATAGGAATAGGGTAATAATATGCCAACCTGCCCAAAGTTTCACTACCACGACATGGATCTCCCCTTGAATTCTTGGAAGTGTAATTTAGTGTTAAGTGTATAATATGAGCTGTTATACATTTTTTAATTTGACTAtctatattttttcttaaaattctaAGGGCGTTCTTGTTATAGTGAGCATCCACTTAAATACTAACATCTTCCTCGAGTGCAACTGCTTCTTGTAACACGATCTAAGTGCCTTTGAAATTCTTGGTTCGAATCTTAAATCCTTGTTTTCTTCGCTTTTCCCTTATAAtgcttgaaattttctttgaacaattaaaagaaaagttgaataaggactagaggtggcaaaatggattcaaatccatttatccatccatTTAAACCAAgtttaaatggatttggatgacTAAAAAAAGTGTGATGGTTTTAAATGGATAACCATTTAAAACCAATTAAATTGATGGATTTACATGGTTTATCCACTTGAtccatataaatccatttaGTAAAATATAATGCAATGGGAAGACAGACCCAGGACTCACAAATAACTTCTTCTCTTCCTTCCAGAAAGCGTCATCGTTGTGGGCCCACAAAACTAGAGAACATCATCACGTTCACAAGAAGTGGAGCTAGAAACACAGTCAAAATATTGACAACTGGCCTCTATGATTTTGTTAAATCTGAGAAGAATCCTTTTTGTTATTGTCTTCTACTTCCTTCAGtatattttcatctttttcttttttgtagaTTTTTCCCTTTAGTTGCTTAATAATCACATGTTCTTTGCCTTCCACTAAGGGCCTGTTGCGAGTTACAATAacttattaaa
Above is a genomic segment from Coffea eugenioides isolate CCC68of chromosome 5, Ceug_1.0, whole genome shotgun sequence containing:
- the LOC113771881 gene encoding uncharacterized protein LOC113771881, which produces MPRAKRARREVTREQIEAIEPSRKDSRTEHPEPFRRFSRGELSPRKEQHQVRDELDLLLDPEADRYIASPFVPEIEDYPLPAKFKIPSMKSYDATTDSEDHLFAFLTQMRLQTAADAVRYKTFPMFLEGKARQWFQGLPPRSIQSFTQLARLFSAQFVSSRAFSKSTAHLMTIQQRPEEFLREYLVSFNNESLQVRDRDDKVVMTAFINGLRKQKLYTELVERPPKSVREMLDRAHKKANAEEANA
- the LOC113770503 gene encoding polyphenol oxidase I, chloroplastic-like; translated protein: MASLSTPLQSSTAYSSSSTLSSCPFSIKPSQFYLSAKRNYHQFTVSCKNNESHEQVNNLDRRDVLLGLGGLYGASNLIINPFAMAAPIAAPEITKCGPPADLPSGAVVTDNCCPPVPGKVIDYKLPPPPKVNRFRPAAHLVKKDYIEKLNKAVELMKALPADDPRNFTQQANVHCAYCNGAYVQSGSDQEIQVHNSWLFFPFHRWYLYFYERILGKLIGDPSFGLPFWNWDNIGGMTLPSIFQDQSSALYNQNRNQSHLPPTVVDLGYNGTDTDATDIERIKNNLAIMYRQMVTNSTTAKDFFGKEYRAGDAPSPGAGSIEAIPHIPIHRWVGDPRQTNGEDMGNFYSAGRDIVFYSHHANVDRMWTIWQQLGGKRKEVADPDWLNSSFIFYDENAQPVRVKVGDCFSNDKMGYIYQKVDIPWVKNKPVARVTKSRVAFTSGAPPADKVFPGPLNKTVKVLVKRPKLSRSKKQKEEEEERLVVSGIEFSMDKYVKFDVFINDEDDNPNDFAKSEYVGSFAHLPHKVKGDMKVKTTQTFELTEILEDLDVEEDDALLVTLVPKSKTALTIDSIKIEVAA